The Canis aureus isolate CA01 chromosome 9, VMU_Caureus_v.1.0, whole genome shotgun sequence genome has a segment encoding these proteins:
- the PSMC1 gene encoding 26S proteasome regulatory subunit 4: MGQSQSGGHGPGGGKKDDKDKKKKYEPPVPTRVGKKKKKTKGPDAASKLPLVTPHTQCRLKLLKLERIKDYLLMEEEFIRNQEQMKPLEEKQEEERSKVDDLRGTPMSVGTLEEIIDDNHAIVSTSVGSEHYVSILSFVDKDLLEPGCSVLLNHKVHAVIGVLMDDTDPLVTVMKVEKAPQETYADIGGLDNQIQEIKESVELPLTHPEYYEEMGIKPPKGVILYGPPGTGKTLLAKAVANQTSATFLRVVGSELIQKYLGDGPKLVRELFRVAEEHAPSIVFIDEIDAIGTKRYDSNSGGEREIQRTMLELLNQLDGFDSRGDVKVIMATNRIETLDPALIRPGRIDRKIEFPLPDEKTKKRIFQIHTSRMTLADDVTLDDLIMAKDDLSGADIKAICTEAGLMALRERRMKVTNEDFKKSKENVLYKKQEGTPEGLYL, translated from the exons ATG gGTCAAAGTCAGAGTGGTGGTCATGGCCCTGGAGGTGGCAAGAAGGATGACAAG gacaagaaaaagaaatatgaaccTCCCGTACCAACCAGAgtggggaaaaagaagaagaaaacaaagggaccAGATGCTGCGAGCAAGCTTCCACTGG tGACACCTCACACTCAATGCCGGTTAAAATTATTGAAGTTAGAGAGAATTAAAGACTATCTTCTCATGGAGGAAGAATTCATTAGAAATCAGGAACAAATGAAGCCTTTAGAAGAAAAGCAAGAG GAGGAAAGATCTAAGGTGGATGATCTGAGGGGAACCCCAATGTCAGTAGGAACCTTGGAAGAGATCATTGATGACAATCATGCCATCGTGTCTACATCTGTGGGTTCAGAACACTATGTCAGCATTCTTTCCTTTGTAGACAAGGATCTGCTGGAACCAGGCTGCTCTGTCCTGCTCAACCACAAG GTGCATGCTGTCATAGGGGTGCTCATGGATGACACAGATCCCTTGGTCACAGTAATGAAGGTAGAGAAGGCCCCCCAGGAAACCTACGCTGATATCGGGGGATTGGACAACCAAATCCAGGAAATTAAG GAATCCGTGGAGCTTCCTCTCACTCATCCTGAATATTATGAAGAGATGGGTATAAAGCCCCCAAAGGGTGTCATTCTCTATGGTCCACCTGGCACAG GTAAAACCTTATTAGCCAAAGCAGTAGCAAACCAAACCTCAGCCACTTTCTTGAGAGTGGTTGGCTCTGAACTTATTCAGAAGTACCTAGGCGACGGGCCCAAACTCGTTCGGGAATTGTTCCGAGTTGCGGAAGAACATGCACCATCCATCGTGTTTATTGATGAAATCGATGCCATTGGAACAAAAAG atacGACTCAAAttctggtggggagagggaaattCAACGAACGATGTTGGAACTGTTGAACCAGTTGGATGGATTTGATTCAAGGGGTGATGTGAAGGTCATCATGGCCACAAACCGGATAGAAACCTTGGATCCAGCACTTATCAGACCAG GCCGCATTGACAGGAAGATTGAGTTCCCCCTGCCTGACGAAAAGACTAAGAAGCGCATCTTTCAGATCCACACAAGCAGGATGACGCTGGCTGATGATGTGACCCTGGACGACTTGATCATGGCTAAGGATGACCTCTCTGGTGCTGACATCAAG GCCATCTGCACAGAGGCTGGTCTGATGGCCTTGAGAGAGCGTCGGATGAAAGTAACAAATGAAGACTTcaagaaatctaaagaaaatgttctttataaaaaACAAGAGGGCACCCCCGAGGGACTGTATCTCTAG